Proteins encoded within one genomic window of Variovorax sp. OAS795:
- a CDS encoding TauD/TfdA family dioxygenase, with protein sequence MTASPKTEAPAQHFEVRPFPAPVGAEILGLDISKPINDEDFARIHRAHLDHHVLVFRNQQITPAEHIDFSRRFGALEIHVLHQFHLKDHPEILIVSNIKENGEPIGLGDAGVYWHSDISYKPQPSLGSLLHAQELPSEGGDTLFADQHLAWEALDPALQQRILPLKAEHSYLAKYDELRARNPWRPKLSQAQIDQVTPAVQPVVRTHPETGRKALFVSEHFTTRIVGLPQDESDVLLAALFAHSVKPDFVYRHHWAPHDLVFWDNRSLMHLAAGTPDHLRRRLNRTTVAGDTPF encoded by the coding sequence ATGACCGCTTCCCCAAAGACAGAAGCCCCCGCGCAGCACTTCGAAGTGCGCCCCTTCCCCGCCCCTGTAGGCGCAGAAATCCTGGGCCTGGACATCTCCAAGCCCATCAACGACGAGGATTTCGCCCGCATCCACCGCGCGCACCTCGACCACCACGTCCTGGTATTCCGCAACCAGCAGATCACTCCGGCCGAGCACATCGATTTCAGCCGCCGCTTCGGCGCGCTCGAAATCCATGTGCTGCACCAGTTCCACCTGAAGGACCATCCCGAGATCCTGATCGTCAGCAACATCAAGGAGAACGGCGAGCCCATCGGGCTGGGCGACGCGGGTGTCTACTGGCACTCGGACATCTCGTACAAGCCCCAGCCGAGCCTCGGCTCGCTGCTGCATGCGCAGGAGCTGCCCAGCGAAGGCGGCGACACGCTCTTCGCCGACCAGCACCTGGCCTGGGAAGCGCTGGACCCGGCGTTGCAGCAGCGCATCCTGCCGCTCAAGGCGGAGCACAGCTACCTTGCCAAGTACGACGAGCTGCGCGCCAGGAACCCGTGGCGGCCCAAGCTGTCGCAGGCGCAGATCGACCAGGTCACGCCCGCCGTGCAGCCGGTCGTGCGGACGCATCCCGAGACGGGCCGCAAGGCGCTGTTCGTCAGCGAGCATTTCACGACGCGCATCGTCGGGCTGCCGCAGGATGAAAGCGATGTGCTGCTGGCCGCGCTGTTCGCGCACAGCGTGAAGCCCGATTTCGTGTACCGCCACCACTGGGCGCCGCACGACCTGGTGTTCTGGGACAACCGATCCCTGATGCACCTGGCGGCCGGCACGCCCGACCACCTGCGCCGCCGCCTGAACCGCACCACGGTGGCCGGCGATACGCCGTTCTGA
- a CDS encoding dihydroneopterin aldolase, with product MPSTPIGRQTLTLQGLRFDANLGILDQEKTAPQPIQVDAELHLGAQPLMPQDDDIFHVLDYRKVRRIIIDECTAEHVNLLETLIGKLAQRLLQLPGVVGVRVKIAKLEIFDDCEVAIRMEAGEW from the coding sequence ATGCCTTCCACCCCCATCGGCCGCCAGACCCTCACCCTGCAGGGGCTTCGCTTCGACGCCAACCTGGGCATCCTCGACCAGGAGAAGACGGCGCCGCAGCCGATCCAGGTCGATGCCGAGCTGCACCTGGGCGCGCAGCCGCTGATGCCCCAGGACGACGACATCTTCCATGTGCTGGACTACCGGAAGGTGCGCCGCATCATCATCGACGAGTGCACGGCCGAGCATGTGAACCTGCTCGAAACGCTCATCGGCAAGCTCGCGCAGCGCCTGCTGCAGCTGCCCGGCGTGGTGGGCGTGCGAGTGAAGATCGCCAAGCTCGAGATCTTCGACGACTGCGAGGTGGCCATCCGCATGGAAGCCGGGGAATGGTGA
- a CDS encoding SDR family oxidoreductase, whose protein sequence is MSTAPLPPVTPVRRTVLVTGAGRRLGREIALALAAGGWQVAVHYRSSQAEAEQTSAECAVLSGHGSAVFEADLLDEGATRALLPRVAAHFGSVDAVVHSAALFEHDDAASFSYALMERHARSNTGAAILLAQALRDHLALRDAQGAVVHLLDQKLWNPNPDFLSYTLSKAALEAATPMLAMALAPRVRVVGVAPGLTLPSHMLDDARFSQLHKLSPLGRSSTPADVAATVKFALENNSITGTTLLVDGGQHLMKFDRDFSLM, encoded by the coding sequence ATGAGCACAGCGCCTCTTCCTCCTGTTACGCCGGTCCGCCGCACCGTCCTGGTCACGGGTGCCGGACGCCGGCTGGGCCGCGAGATCGCGCTGGCGCTGGCCGCGGGCGGGTGGCAGGTGGCGGTGCACTACCGCAGCTCGCAGGCCGAAGCCGAGCAGACGTCGGCGGAGTGCGCCGTTCTTTCGGGCCATGGCTCGGCGGTCTTCGAGGCCGACCTGCTCGACGAAGGCGCCACGCGCGCCTTGCTGCCGCGCGTGGCGGCGCATTTCGGCAGCGTCGATGCGGTGGTCCACAGCGCGGCGCTCTTCGAGCACGACGATGCGGCCAGCTTCAGCTACGCGCTCATGGAGCGCCACGCGCGCAGCAACACGGGCGCGGCCATCCTGCTGGCGCAGGCACTGCGCGACCACCTGGCGCTGCGCGATGCGCAGGGTGCTGTGGTGCACCTGCTCGACCAGAAGCTCTGGAACCCGAACCCCGACTTTCTCAGCTACACGCTGTCCAAGGCGGCCCTCGAAGCCGCCACGCCGATGCTGGCCATGGCGCTGGCGCCGCGGGTGCGGGTGGTGGGCGTGGCACCCGGCCTCACGCTGCCGAGCCACATGCTGGACGACGCGAGGTTTTCGCAGCTGCACAAGCTGTCGCCACTGGGCCGCTCCTCGACGCCGGCCGACGTGGCGGCCACGGTGAAGTTCGCGCTGGAGAACAACTCGATCACCGGCACCACGCTCCTGGTGGACGGGGGCCAGCACCTGATGAAATTCGACCGCGACTTCTCGCTGATGTGA
- a CDS encoding DUF2905 domain-containing protein — MFRWLIVVVLALVLMSGLTAWLRRFGFGRLPGDFEFRAFGRHWQLPISSTLVLSMIAALVARFI; from the coding sequence ATGTTCCGCTGGCTGATCGTCGTCGTCCTTGCCCTGGTGCTCATGAGCGGCCTCACGGCATGGCTGCGCCGGTTCGGCTTCGGGCGGCTGCCGGGCGATTTCGAGTTCCGCGCATTCGGCCGCCACTGGCAGCTGCCGATCTCCAGCACCCTGGTGCTCAGCATGATCGCCGCGCTGGTGGCGCGCTTCATCTAG
- a CDS encoding DUF5329 family protein has translation MPTSFRFLRTALLALLLGAVAALAQATPSASEQKLIDALILRVSNMKTMTFMRNGDEHSAADAAKHMKAKFDHFKDEIVTAEDFIDRCASRSEMTGKPYQVKLHNGAVKDAQEFLNAELRTLRKGNG, from the coding sequence ATGCCGACCTCCTTCCGATTTCTTCGCACCGCCCTGCTCGCCCTCCTCTTGGGGGCCGTGGCCGCGCTGGCGCAGGCCACGCCTTCCGCATCGGAGCAGAAGCTCATCGACGCGCTGATCCTGCGCGTGTCGAACATGAAGACCATGACCTTCATGCGCAATGGCGACGAGCACAGCGCCGCCGATGCCGCCAAGCACATGAAGGCCAAGTTCGACCACTTCAAGGACGAGATCGTCACCGCGGAAGACTTCATCGACCGCTGCGCCTCGCGCTCCGAGATGACGGGCAAGCCCTACCAGGTGAAGCTGCATAACGGCGCCGTGAAGGACGCGCAGGAGTTCCTCAACGCCGAGCTGCGCACGCTGCGCAAGGGCAACGGCTAG
- the hisN gene encoding histidinol-phosphatase: protein MSPPIPDLLSIAHALADAASAQSMHYFRTPLDIVTKADASPVTLADRAAETAMREILAERAAADGIFGEEHGLERLDASRVWVLDPIDGTRSFITGSPLWGTLIGVLQGPRVVLGMVDMPVLKERWIGQSGQGATRNGQPVRASGCTAVGQARIVTTSPDIFAPADWQAFDRLSRQCAMRRFGGDCYGYAQLAGGTIDLVVETGLQPYDYLGPAGLIEAAGGVITDWEGKPLGLASDGRVIAAATPELHSQAMAMLAAAA, encoded by the coding sequence ATGAGCCCCCCGATCCCCGATCTCCTGTCGATTGCCCATGCGCTGGCCGACGCGGCCTCCGCGCAATCGATGCACTACTTCCGCACGCCGCTGGACATCGTCACCAAGGCCGACGCGAGCCCCGTCACGCTGGCGGACCGCGCAGCCGAAACCGCCATGCGCGAGATCCTGGCAGAGCGCGCCGCGGCCGACGGCATCTTCGGCGAAGAGCACGGCCTCGAGCGGCTCGATGCCAGTCGCGTCTGGGTGCTCGACCCGATCGACGGCACGCGCAGCTTCATCACCGGATCGCCGCTGTGGGGCACATTAATCGGCGTGCTGCAAGGCCCGCGCGTGGTGCTCGGCATGGTCGACATGCCGGTGCTCAAGGAGCGCTGGATCGGCCAGTCCGGCCAGGGCGCGACGCGCAACGGGCAGCCGGTGCGCGCGAGCGGCTGCACCGCGGTGGGGCAGGCGCGCATCGTCACCACCTCGCCCGACATCTTTGCACCGGCCGACTGGCAGGCCTTCGACCGCCTGAGCCGGCAGTGCGCCATGCGGCGCTTCGGCGGCGACTGCTACGGCTATGCGCAGCTGGCCGGCGGCACCATCGACCTGGTGGTGGAAACCGGCCTCCAGCCCTACGACTACCTCGGCCCGGCGGGCCTGATCGAGGCCGCGGGCGGTGTCATCACCGACTGGGAAGGCAAGCCGCTGGGCCTGGCCTCCGACGGCCGCGTGATCGCCGCGGCCACGCCCGAACTCCACAGCCAGGCAATGGCCATGCTGGCAGCGGCGGCCTGA
- a CDS encoding SAM-dependent methyltransferase has product MTTKTTNSLPIALDTLIARAVERAGGWIGFDRFMALALYAPGLGYYANTSAKFGHMPSSGSDFVTAPELTPLFGQALAAQVAEALEKTGTDTVWEFGAGSGALAVQLLHALDDMGRGDVRYRIVDLSGTLRERQQQALVRHAGRVEWLGELPEAMQGVVIGNEVLDAMPVQLLARVGGQWQERGVVRNAGADGWTWADRPTELRPPFNVPGPHDYLTEIHPQAEAFIATLADRLTRGAAFFIDYGFPEREYYHPQRHMGTVMCHRAHQADGDPLSDVGYKDITAHVNFTGIALAGQEAGLEVLGYTSQARFLLNCGLLSRMEQASTAERGMAARLIHEHEMGELFKVVGFAVGEPWDAMGFVEGDRSHTL; this is encoded by the coding sequence GTGACGACAAAGACGACGAACAGTTTACCCATCGCCCTCGATACCCTGATTGCCCGCGCCGTCGAACGCGCCGGCGGCTGGATCGGCTTCGACCGCTTCATGGCGCTCGCCTTGTACGCGCCGGGGCTGGGCTACTACGCCAACACCTCGGCCAAGTTCGGCCACATGCCGTCTTCGGGCAGCGACTTCGTGACCGCGCCCGAGCTCACGCCGCTGTTCGGCCAGGCACTGGCCGCCCAGGTCGCCGAGGCGCTGGAGAAGACCGGCACCGACACGGTCTGGGAGTTCGGCGCCGGCTCCGGCGCGCTCGCGGTGCAGCTGCTGCACGCGCTGGACGACATGGGCCGCGGCGACGTGCGCTACCGCATCGTCGACCTCTCGGGCACCTTGCGCGAGCGGCAGCAGCAGGCGCTGGTGCGCCATGCCGGCCGCGTCGAATGGCTCGGGGAACTGCCGGAGGCCATGCAGGGCGTGGTGATCGGCAACGAGGTGCTCGACGCCATGCCGGTGCAGCTGCTGGCGCGCGTGGGCGGCCAATGGCAGGAGCGCGGCGTGGTGCGCAATGCAGGCGCCGACGGATGGACCTGGGCCGACCGCCCCACCGAACTGCGCCCTCCTTTCAACGTGCCGGGCCCGCACGACTACCTGACCGAGATCCATCCCCAGGCCGAGGCCTTCATCGCCACCCTGGCGGACCGCCTGACCCGGGGCGCGGCCTTCTTCATCGACTACGGCTTTCCGGAACGCGAGTACTACCACCCGCAGCGCCACATGGGAACAGTGATGTGCCACCGCGCGCACCAGGCCGATGGCGATCCGCTGTCGGACGTGGGCTACAAGGACATCACGGCGCACGTCAACTTCACCGGCATCGCGCTGGCGGGGCAGGAAGCGGGGCTCGAAGTGCTGGGCTACACGAGCCAGGCGCGCTTTCTTCTGAACTGCGGGCTTTTATCAAGGATGGAGCAGGCCTCCACGGCGGAAAGGGGAATGGCGGCCCGGCTCATCCATGAGCATGAGATGGGGGAGCTGTTCAAGGTGGTGGGGTTTGCTGTGGGCGAGCCTTGGGATGCGATGGGGTTTGTGGAGGGGGATCGGAGTCATACGCTTTGA
- a CDS encoding ROK family protein, giving the protein MRACVDIGGTKVAVSLSASSDAPLVGRRSEPTAKTGDNDAVAVQIIRMIEEVCAEQGVAPDAIDRVGVSSAGPFELRGGMVELATPNICGGIAGPARGLPNNWMSAVLEAPLARRFGSVRVENDAVAALEAERHWGALQGLDHCAYVTWSTGVGVGLCVDGRALRGKNGNAGHAGHSFVADDASGALCGCGNHGDVEALVAGNSIARRFGQPAPDLFAAASSGEPHALGIVDELCRVIGRMLYNLVATLDLQRISLGGSVFWHHRDFLLPRLQAQVDGKLTPLTRGVMLVPAGLGEKVGDYAALALLD; this is encoded by the coding sequence ATGAGAGCCTGCGTAGACATCGGCGGCACCAAGGTGGCCGTGAGCCTTTCCGCCTCGAGCGATGCGCCACTGGTCGGCCGCCGCAGCGAGCCGACCGCCAAGACCGGCGACAACGATGCCGTCGCCGTGCAGATCATCCGGATGATCGAGGAGGTCTGCGCCGAGCAGGGCGTGGCGCCCGACGCCATCGACCGCGTGGGCGTCTCGTCGGCGGGCCCGTTCGAACTGCGCGGCGGCATGGTGGAACTGGCCACACCCAACATCTGCGGCGGCATTGCGGGCCCCGCGCGCGGCCTGCCCAACAACTGGATGAGCGCGGTCCTCGAGGCACCGCTGGCCCGGCGCTTCGGCAGCGTGCGGGTCGAGAACGATGCCGTGGCCGCGCTCGAGGCCGAGCGCCACTGGGGCGCGCTCCAGGGCCTGGACCACTGCGCCTACGTCACGTGGAGCACCGGCGTGGGTGTGGGCCTGTGCGTCGACGGCCGCGCGCTGCGCGGCAAGAACGGCAACGCCGGGCACGCGGGCCACAGCTTCGTGGCCGACGACGCGAGCGGCGCGCTCTGCGGCTGCGGCAACCACGGCGATGTGGAAGCGCTGGTGGCGGGCAACTCCATTGCGCGCCGCTTCGGCCAACCCGCGCCCGACCTGTTCGCGGCCGCGTCGAGCGGCGAGCCGCACGCCCTGGGGATCGTCGATGAGTTGTGCCGCGTCATCGGCCGGATGCTCTACAACCTCGTCGCCACGCTCGATCTCCAGCGCATCAGCCTGGGCGGCAGCGTTTTCTGGCACCACCGCGACTTCCTGCTGCCGCGGCTGCAGGCGCAGGTCGACGGCAAGCTGACGCCGCTCACGCGCGGCGTGATGCTGGTGCCCGCCGGGCTCGGCGAGAAGGTCGGCGACTACGCCGCCCTGGCGCTCCTGGACTG